The nucleotide sequence AGCATCAGGGCGAAGGTGGAATCGCCGGCGATGCCGATCAATTCGAGCGGGTCCATCTGTACCGCGACGGTCAAGCGCATGAAGGCTCCGAGGAAGGCTGGGCAGCCCCCTTAGTCGGGCTGCCGTCCGCTGTCATCCTTGCCAGACGTCGACGAGGTGGCGGGGCAAGTGTCCCGGGACGATGTGAATGACGTCGATCCGCACCGTGTCGGCATCGCCGAGGAAACGGGGGACCAGCAGCTCGGACGCCGCGGCGACCCGCTGCAAGCGGCGCTGGTCGAGCGAGATCTCGACTGCTTCGCGGGTCGCACGCGCCTTCACCTCGATGAAGGCCAGCACGTTGCCCCGCCTGGCGACCAGGTCGACCTCCCCGACGGGCGTGCGCACCCGCTCGCCGAGGATGGTCCAGCCCTTCACCCGCAGGAACCAGGCCGCCATCGCCTCCGCTCGCCGTCCCCGACGTTCGGCTTCCGCCCGGTCAGGCCGGGCGCCGCTCAGCGGCCGAGCTCCAGGGCCCGCTCATAGGCAAGCTTCCGTTTGATTCCGAGCCGGGCAGCGACGCTGGCAGCCGCACGACTGGGGCTCTCGCCGGCCTGCATCGCCGCGCGCAGTGCCGCATCGAGGTCGTCGCTGGTCGGTTCGGGCGCACCGGCGAGCGGACCGACCACGATCACGATCTCCCCCTTCGGCGCGGCATCGGCATAGCGATCCGCAAGCTGGGTGAGGGTGCCTGTGACGCACTCTTCGTGGAACTTGGTCAGCTCGCGGGCGACCGCGGCCTCCCGGTCGCCAAGCCCGGCGGCAAGCGCGGCCAGGCTCGCGCCGAGCCTCGGGCCGCTCTCGTAGAGGACGAGGCTGGCCCGCACCGCCGCCACTTCGGCGATGGCCTCGGCCCGCGACTTCTCCTTCGGCGGGAGGAAGCCAAGAAAGAGGAAGCGATCGGTCGGCAGGCCCGCCAATGTCAGCGCCGCGATGGCTGCGCAGGGTCCGGGAAGGGTGAAAATCTCGTGGCCCGCGGCCCTTGCCTCGCGCACGAGCTTGAAACCCGGATCGCTGATGAGCGGCGTGCCCGCATCGCTGACCAGCGCAATCGCCTCGCTACCAAGACGCGCGACGATGGCGGTCCGGTCGGCGGCATCGCTATGGTCGTTGTAGGTGCGCATGGGCACCGAAGCGCCGGCATGCATGAGGAGACGGGTGGTTACCCTCTTGTCCTCGGCCAGCACCAGGGAACAGCTGCGCAGCAGTTCGGCGGCACGCGGCGTGAGGTCCCCAAGATTGCCGATCGGGGTCGCGACGATGTAAAGGCCAGGCGTCGGGGGTGTGGACATGGATATATTGAACGTCATGGCATTCTCGCATGAGGCCGCACAAGGCCGTCGCAACTTTCTCTTCGCAGCCATCGGCGCGGCACTGCTCGCCGGCTGCGCCACTGGACCCGTGACACGGCCAATCCCGGCCACTCCGGTTGGAACCAACAAGGTGGCGGTGCTGGTGCCGCTGAGCGGTCCCGACGCGGCGGTCGGGCGGGCGCTCGGCAACGCGGCGAAGCTCGCCCTATTCGACAGCGGCGGCAAGGCATTCGAACTGACCCTCTACGACACGGCGGCGGGCGGCGCGGCCGCCGCGGCCGGCCAGGCGATTGCGGCCGACCACGGCCTGATCCTCGGGCCGCTGAGAGCCGACGAGGTCGAGCGCGTGGCTCCGGTCGCCCGTCAGGCGCGAGTGCCGGTGATTGCCTTCTCCAACGACGTGAGTGCCGCCGCGCCGGGCGCCTACATCCTTGGCTTCACCCCTGGCCAGGCTGTCGAGCGGGTGGTCGCGCAGGCTGCAGGTGCCGGAGCCCGCCGCTTCGCCGCGCTCGCGCCTGCGGGCGTCTACGGACAACGCTCGGTCCAGGCGCTCGCGGCAGCCGCCCAGCGCGCCGGTGGGCAGGTGGTAGCCGTCGAGAGCTATTCCGGCCCAGGTGGCGTTCGGGCCGCGGCAGCCCGGCTTGCCGGCAGGCCGCATGATGCCGTCTTGATCGCCGATGGTCCTCGTGTCGCGACGCTCGCCGCTCCGGCCCTCCGGCCCGGCACCCGCATCCTCGGCACAGAGTTGTGGGCCGCCGGCAATCCCGGCTCGACGCCGCGGCTTCGCGGTGCCTGGTATGCTGCGCCGACACAGGGGCGGTGGGCGCAGTTCGTGCAGCGTTATCGCGCGCGCTACCCGGGCCAGGGCGAGCCACCGCGCATCGCCAGCCTTGGCTATGATTCGGTGCTGCTGGCGGTGCGGGCATCGCGCAGCTGGGCGCCGGGTCGGCGCTTTCCGCTCGGTGCCATCGACGACCGCGAGGGCTTCGCCGGGGTCGACGGCATTTTCCGGTTTCGCAGCGACAATGTCGCGCAGCGCGCCTTCGAAGTGCGGCAGGTGACCGCCGGCGGCTCGACCCTCGTGTCAGCGGCGCCGAGCAGCTTCTGATTGGGGCTTTTCAAGCCGCAGTTCCCGAGTCATCCTGCTGTCACAGACAGTCGAGGGAGCTTCGGGGATGCTCACGGGAATGATGTTTGTCGCCGCCGCAGCGGCGATGCAGGCGGACGGGTCGGCGCAGCGCAAGGCGCTTCTGGTCTGCCTTCGGGGTACGGTCGCCAAGGCGGAAGCCGACAAGAAGGCGCCAGGCGATTTCGAAGGCATAGCGCGGGCGTCATGCGCGTCCGAGTTGAACGCCTTCCGCTCGACCCTAGTGGCGATCGACCTTCGCAACGGTCGCCCGAAGAGGCCAGCGGAGGCGGACGCGGACCAGCAGATCGCCGACTATATGACCAACTTCTCGGAGCGGCTGGTCGCCGACGGCGGCTGAGGATCGGCGATCAGGCCGAGGATGGTGTCGAGCAGCAGGCGGCCGGCGGCCGTCGTGCGGAGCCGGTTGCCCGCCCACTCCAGATGACCGCTGGCAACGAGCCGCTCGACGGCGCGGTCGTCGAGCAGGCGTTCAAGGCCGAACCGTAAGGCGATGACGGCGGGGTCGATGCCCTCGGCAAGCCGAAGGCCCATGACCAAGGCCTCATCGGCTGCCTCAATGGAGGAGAGCGGCGCCTCTTCGGCCATGCCTTGGCCATTGCGGACAAGGCCGGCGAGGAAGTTCTCGGGCTTCCGGTGGCGCACGGTGCGGAGGCCATGCCGCCGCCCGTGGGCGCCCGGGCCGACGCCGACATAATCGCCATAACGCCAATAGGTGAGGTTGTGCCGGCTCTCCTCGCCGGGGCGGGCGTGGTTGCTGATCTCGTAGGCAGGAATGCCGGCGGCCTCGGTGGTGGCGGCGGTCAGCTCGAACAGGTCGGCGGAGGCTTCGGGGTCGAGCGGCTGGAGCTTGCCGGCGGCGTGGAGGGCGGCGAAGCGCGTGCCGGGTTCGATGGTGAGCTGATAAAGCGAAAGGTGGCCGGTACCGAAGCCCAGGGCCCGGTTCAGCATGGCGGTCCAGGCATCGGCGGTCTGGCCGGGGAGGGCATAGATGAGGTCGAAGGAGACGCGAGCGAAGTGGCGCTGCGCGATCTCGAGCGCGGCAATGCCTTCGCCCGCGGAATGGGCGCGGCCAAGGAAGTGCAGGGCCTGATCGTCGAGCGACTGGAGGCCGAGGCTGACCCGGTTGACGCCGGCTGCGGCGAGATCGGCGAAGCGCTCGGCCTC is from Sphingomonas sp. LHG3406-1 and encodes:
- a CDS encoding YraN family protein, which encodes MSGARPDRAEAERRGRRAEAMAAWFLRVKGWTILGERVRTPVGEVDLVARRGNVLAFIEVKARATREAVEISLDQRRLQRVAAASELLVPRFLGDADTVRIDVIHIVPGHLPRHLVDVWQG
- the rsmI gene encoding 16S rRNA (cytidine(1402)-2'-O)-methyltransferase, producing the protein MSTPPTPGLYIVATPIGNLGDLTPRAAELLRSCSLVLAEDKRVTTRLLMHAGASVPMRTYNDHSDAADRTAIVARLGSEAIALVSDAGTPLISDPGFKLVREARAAGHEIFTLPGPCAAIAALTLAGLPTDRFLFLGFLPPKEKSRAEAIAEVAAVRASLVLYESGPRLGASLAALAAGLGDREAAVARELTKFHEECVTGTLTQLADRYADAAPKGEIVIVVGPLAGAPEPTSDDLDAALRAAMQAGESPSRAAASVAARLGIKRKLAYERALELGR
- a CDS encoding penicillin-binding protein activator codes for the protein MDILNVMAFSHEAAQGRRNFLFAAIGAALLAGCATGPVTRPIPATPVGTNKVAVLVPLSGPDAAVGRALGNAAKLALFDSGGKAFELTLYDTAAGGAAAAAGQAIAADHGLILGPLRADEVERVAPVARQARVPVIAFSNDVSAAAPGAYILGFTPGQAVERVVAQAAGAGARRFAALAPAGVYGQRSVQALAAAAQRAGGQVVAVESYSGPGGVRAAAARLAGRPHDAVLIADGPRVATLAAPALRPGTRILGTELWAAGNPGSTPRLRGAWYAAPTQGRWAQFVQRYRARYPGQGEPPRIASLGYDSVLLAVRASRSWAPGRRFPLGAIDDREGFAGVDGIFRFRSDNVAQRAFEVRQVTAGGSTLVSAAPSSF
- the hemW gene encoding radical SAM family heme chaperone HemW, yielding MARPVTPLPQAGGGDLALYIHWPFCVSKCPYCDFNSHVRDAIDQQAWRKALLADLAHEAALLPGRRLTSIFFGGGTPSLMAPATAEALIEATTTHWPAADGLEVTLEANPSSVEAERFADLAAAGVNRVSLGLQSLDDQALHFLGRAHSAGEGIAALEIAQRHFARVSFDLIYALPGQTADAWTAMLNRALGFGTGHLSLYQLTIEPGTRFAALHAAGKLQPLDPEASADLFELTAATTEAAGIPAYEISNHARPGEESRHNLTYWRYGDYVGVGPGAHGRRHGLRTVRHRKPENFLAGLVRNGQGMAEEAPLSSIEAADEALVMGLRLAEGIDPAVIALRFGLERLLDDRAVERLVASGHLEWAGNRLRTTAAGRLLLDTILGLIADPQPPSATSRSEKLVI